A stretch of DNA from Sulfurovum sp. TSL6:
CATGGAAAGTTAAAGTTGAATGTTTCAATCTTTGGTAGAAACACACCGGTTGAAATACTCTACACACAAGTAGAAAAAATACTATAAGACTTAACGGTCAAATCAAACAAAGGAAGAACAGATGGCAAAAAAGATAACTGAAAAGTTCAAAATGATGATCCCAGCTGGATCAGCAAATCCATCACCACCAGTAGGTCCTGCACTTGGACAACGTGGTGTAAACATTATGGAGTTTTGTAAAGCTTTTAATGAAAAAACAAAAGATAAAATGGGGTTCAATATCCCTGTGATCGTTACAGTATATGCAGATAGAAGTTTTACATTTGAAACAAAACAACCACCTGCAAGTGACCTTATCAAAAAAGCAGCAAACATTAAAAAAGGTACAGATAATCCACTTCTTAATAAAGTTGGAACTATCACTAAAGCAAAACTTGATGAAATTATCGATCAGAAAATTGTTGATCTTAACACGAATGACAGAGAAATGGCAGCGAACATTATTGCTGGTTCTTGTAGAAGTATGGGTGTTGAAATCGTAGACTAGTCTTTTTTTAAGATAATCATAACCACATGATTTTAAATGTGGGAGCATATAAAGCGGAGAATAAAATGGCAAAAAAACCAAGTAAAAGAAGAGAAGCACTACTTAAAATAGTAGATGCGACGAAAACATATAGTGTTGATGAAGCAATGACTACACTTAAAAACCTTAAATCAGCAAAATTTGATGAAACTGTAGAAGTGGCACTTAACTTAAATGTTGATCCAAGACATGCAGATCAAATGGTGAGAGGATCAGTTGTTCTTCCTAATGGAACTGGTAAAACAGTAAGAGTAGCAGTATTTGCAAAAGACGCTAAAGCGGATGAAGCTAAAGCAGCAGGTGCAGATTTGGTAGGTTCTACAGATCTTATCGAATCAATTCAGGCAGGTAATATCGATTTTGATATCGTAATTTCAACACCTGATATGATGGGTGTTCTTGGTAAAGTAGCAAGAATCCTTGGACCAAAAGGTCTTATGCCTAATCCTAAGACTGGTACAGTCACTATGGATGTTGCTAAAGCAGTTGAAAATGCTAAAGGTGGACAAGTTAACTTTAGAGTAGATAAAAAAGGTAACATCCATGCTGGTATTGGTAAAGTTTCTTTTTCAGAAGAGCAAATCAAAGAAAACTTTGTAACACTTCTTGAAACGATCAATAAAGCAAAACCTGCTTCGGCAAAAGGTAGATTTATCACAAATGGTGCGATTTCACTCACTATGAGTCCTTCAATCACACTTGATACTACTGAATTAATGGATATAAAATAATTCATTGATAAAGAGGGCCTATGCTCTCTTTATATTGTCTTCAAACAAAAATTAATCGTTTAGTTTTTGTTTGAGGGTAATTTTTACCACTCAGTAATCTTAGATCAAAGATAAGAGGGGCGAA
This window harbors:
- the rplK gene encoding 50S ribosomal protein L11; this encodes MAKKITEKFKMMIPAGSANPSPPVGPALGQRGVNIMEFCKAFNEKTKDKMGFNIPVIVTVYADRSFTFETKQPPASDLIKKAANIKKGTDNPLLNKVGTITKAKLDEIIDQKIVDLNTNDREMAANIIAGSCRSMGVEIVD
- the rplA gene encoding 50S ribosomal protein L1; protein product: MAKKPSKRREALLKIVDATKTYSVDEAMTTLKNLKSAKFDETVEVALNLNVDPRHADQMVRGSVVLPNGTGKTVRVAVFAKDAKADEAKAAGADLVGSTDLIESIQAGNIDFDIVISTPDMMGVLGKVARILGPKGLMPNPKTGTVTMDVAKAVENAKGGQVNFRVDKKGNIHAGIGKVSFSEEQIKENFVTLLETINKAKPASAKGRFITNGAISLTMSPSITLDTTELMDIK